The DNA region GAGACGGGCGAGTACTACGCCCTCGTCCTGTTCTCGACCGCCGGGATGACCCTGCTCGCCGCGGGCGCCGATCTCGTCGTCCTGTTCCTGGCGCTCGAGCTCATGTCGCTGTCGCTCTACGTCCTGGCGGGGCTCTTCAAGCGCGAGCTCGCGTCGTCCGAGGCCTCGATGAAGTATTTCATCCTCGGCGCCTTCGCCTCGTCGTTCCTGCTCTACGGCATCGCGCTGATCTACGGCGCCACCGGGACGACGAACCTCGACCGGATCGCGTCGGTGACGGCCGGCCGACCCCACGACCCGCTCGTCGTCATCGGGCTCGGCCTCCTGCTCGTCGGCTTCGGGTTCAAGATCTCCTCGGTGCCGTTCCACATGTGGGCGCCCGACGTGTACCAGGGCGCGCCGACGAGCGTGACGGCGCTCATCGCGACCGGCTCGAAGGCGGCGGCGTTCGCGGCGCTGATCCGCGTCCTGGTCACGGCCCTCCGCGGGTCCCAGCCGGAGTGGACCGCGCTGCTCTGGATCGTCGCCGTGGTCACGATGACCGTCGGCAACGTCGCGGCGATCGCGCAGTCGAACCTGAAGCGCCTCCTCGCGTACTCCTCGGTCGCCCACGTCGGCTACATGCTCATCGGCGTCGTCGCCGGCGGGAGCGCCGGCGGGGGCGCGGTGCTCTTCTACCTCCTCACGTACGCGTTCACGACGGCGGGCGCGTTCGGCGTCATCACGCTGTGCGAGCGGGCCCGCGCCGAGGCGGTCGAGGTGGGCGACTACGCGGGGCTCGCGCGGCGCCACCCGATACTGGCCGCGGCGCTGGCCCTCTTCCTGCTGTCGCTCGTCGGCATCCCGCCGCTCGCCGGCTTCGTCGGCAAGTTCTATCTGTTCGGCGCCGCCGTCCGCGCGGGCTACCTCTGGCTCGCGGTCCTCGGCGTGCTGAACTCCGCGATCGCCGCGTACTACTACCTGCGCGTGGTCGTCTTCATGTACATGCGCGAGCCCGACGGCGCCGGGGTGACGCTCGTGCCGTCGTTCGCCGGCGGCCTCGCGCTGGCGGTCGCCCTGGTCGGCATCGTGCTGCTCGGTGTGCTGCCGGCGCCGTTCGCGGATCTCGCCCAGGCCGCCGTCGCCCCGCTCCTGCGCTGAGCCGCGCGGGATGACGACGAGGGCCGGGGCCGGCGTCGTCGACGCGTGAGCATCCGCCTCCCGCACCGCGGCTGGCTCGTCGACCTCGACGGGACCGTCTACCGGGGCGAGGCGCTGGTGCCCGGCGCCGACGCCGCGATCGCTGCGCTCCGGCGCGCGGGCCGCCGTGTCGCCTTCCTCTCAAACAAGCCGCTCGCCACGCGCGACGACTATGCCGCGAAGCTCACGCGCCTCGGCATCGCCGCCGCGGCCGATGACGTGATCAACTCCTCGCTCGTCCTCGCGCGCCACCTGGCGCGCCTCGACGCGCGCGCGCCGATCTTCGTCATCGGCGAGCCGCCGCTCCTCGCGGAGCTCCGCGCCCACGGCTTCGAGGTCCGCGCGGACCACCGCGTGCGGTGGGTGGTGATCGCCTTCGACCGGACGTTCGACTACGCGAAGCTCGACACCGCGCTGCAGGCGGTGCGCGGCGGCGCGCGCCTGATCGCGACCAACCCCGACCGGACGTGCCCGACCGAGGACGGGGAGATCCCGGACTGTGCGGGGATGATCGCCGCCGTGGAGGCGGTGACGGGCCGGACGGTCGAGATCGTCGTCGGGAAGCCGTCGCCGATCATCCTCGGGGTCGCGCTCGAGCGGCTCGGCGTGACCGCCGCCGACTGCGTGATCGTCGGCGACCGGATCGAGACGGACATCGCGATGGGCAAGCG from Candidatus Methylomirabilota bacterium includes:
- a CDS encoding NADH-quinone oxidoreductase subunit N, with amino-acid sequence MTIAIPPVALGPLAPTLIVLGAAGLVLLLDLLPRAVGRELLATVALAGVVGALLATLARWGTAMRGFHDMVVLDDFARFADVVICYAAALVVLLSIDYLRRSTPETGEYYALVLFSTAGMTLLAAGADLVVLFLALELMSLSLYVLAGLFKRELASSEASMKYFILGAFASSFLLYGIALIYGATGTTNLDRIASVTAGRPHDPLVVIGLGLLLVGFGFKISSVPFHMWAPDVYQGAPTSVTALIATGSKAAAFAALIRVLVTALRGSQPEWTALLWIVAVVTMTVGNVAAIAQSNLKRLLAYSSVAHVGYMLIGVVAGGSAGGGAVLFYLLTYAFTTAGAFGVITLCERARAEAVEVGDYAGLARRHPILAAALALFLLSLVGIPPLAGFVGKFYLFGAAVRAGYLWLAVLGVLNSAIAAYYYLRVVVFMYMREPDGAGVTLVPSFAGGLALAVALVGIVLLGVLPAPFADLAQAAVAPLLR
- a CDS encoding HAD-IIA family hydrolase: MSIRLPHRGWLVDLDGTVYRGEALVPGADAAIAALRRAGRRVAFLSNKPLATRDDYAAKLTRLGIAAAADDVINSSLVLARHLARLDARAPIFVIGEPPLLAELRAHGFEVRADHRVRWVVIAFDRTFDYAKLDTALQAVRGGARLIATNPDRTCPTEDGEIPDCAGMIAAVEAVTGRTVEIVVGKPSPIILGVALERLGVTAADCVIVGDRIETDIAMGKRGGLATVLVLSGVTRAHDPRIAETGPDLVLGSIGELVESSRQ